The Salinibaculum sp. SYNS191 genome has a window encoding:
- a CDS encoding METTL5 family protein gives MATKSALTQQLGVVAGFDDPRVDLEQYRTPPELAAHLVHTADLQGDIEGRTVVDLGCGTGMLALAAALRGPETVVGLDIDPAPLSTARENERRVATSSSVAWVRGDATAAPLCPSGPTTVIMNPPFGAQTGNEHADRAFLSTTADIADVSYSIHNADSVDFVESFAADEGGEVTHAFAAEFELPRAFDHHDSDREEIDVEVFRIEW, from the coding sequence ATGGCAACGAAGAGCGCGCTGACACAGCAACTCGGCGTGGTGGCCGGGTTCGACGACCCGCGGGTGGACCTGGAACAGTACCGGACGCCGCCGGAACTGGCCGCACACCTCGTTCACACGGCCGACCTCCAGGGCGACATCGAGGGTCGTACTGTCGTCGACCTCGGCTGTGGCACCGGGATGCTGGCGCTCGCGGCCGCGCTGCGCGGTCCCGAGACCGTCGTGGGCCTCGACATCGACCCCGCGCCCCTGTCGACCGCCCGGGAGAACGAGCGCCGGGTGGCGACCAGCAGTTCGGTCGCGTGGGTCCGCGGCGACGCCACCGCCGCGCCGCTGTGTCCGTCGGGGCCGACGACGGTCATCATGAACCCGCCCTTCGGCGCGCAGACCGGCAACGAACACGCCGACCGCGCATTCCTCTCGACGACGGCGGATATCGCCGACGTCTCCTACTCCATCCACAACGCCGACAGCGTCGACTTCGTGGAATCTTTCGCCGCCGACGAGGGCGGCGAGGTCACCCACGCATTCGCCGCGGAGTTCGAACTCCCGCGCGCGTT
- a CDS encoding class I SAM-dependent methyltransferase, whose protein sequence is MGFHTFDASQAERLDDVSRFRFCSREELLQHLPRDGRILDLGSGTGFYTGEIAPFVDSVLALDVQQEMHEFHRKNGMEPNVVPVTAEAEALPLTADTADGAFSTMTFHESTTPASLAELHRVLAPGAPLVVVDWSAEGNGESGPPRSERFDASRARDLLGDAGFTVEFAAERSETFATLARA, encoded by the coding sequence GCGCTTTCGCTTTTGCTCGCGGGAGGAACTGCTCCAGCACCTGCCCCGCGACGGACGGATTCTGGACCTCGGCAGCGGGACGGGCTTCTACACCGGCGAAATCGCGCCGTTCGTCGACAGCGTGCTCGCGCTGGACGTCCAGCAGGAGATGCACGAGTTCCACCGCAAGAACGGCATGGAACCCAACGTCGTCCCGGTGACTGCCGAGGCCGAGGCGCTCCCGCTCACGGCGGATACCGCCGACGGTGCCTTCTCGACGATGACGTTCCACGAGTCGACGACCCCGGCGTCGCTGGCGGAGTTGCACCGCGTCCTCGCGCCGGGCGCTCCCCTCGTCGTCGTGGACTGGTCGGCCGAGGGCAACGGCGAGTCCGGCCCGCCGCGGAGCGAACGGTTCGACGCATCGCGTGCCCGGGACCTCCTCGGGGACGCCGGGTTCACCGTCGAGTTCGCCGCGGAGCGCTCGGAGACGTTCGCGACGCTCGCGCGGGCGTGA